The region TCGATCAGCCAGTCGGGCGAGACCATGGACACGCTGATGGCCGTGAAGTACGCCCGCGAGCGCGGCGCACGCACGCTGTCGGTCTGCAACACCCAGGGCGCCACCATCCCGCGCGAGTCGGATGCCGTCGTCTACACGCACGCCGGCCCGGAGGTCGCCGTCGCATCGACCAAGGCGTTCTCGGCCCAGATCACCGCCCTGCTGCTGCTCGGACTGCACATGGGCCGTGTGCGCGGCACCCTGGCATCCGGAGCCGCCGCCGACGTCGCCGAGCTGCAGGCCCTGCCCGAGAAGATCGCCCAAGTTCTCGCGAACGAGAAGGAGCACGTCTCGCAGCTGGCCGGCTGGATGGCCGACACCCGCTCGGTGCTGTTCCTCGGCCGCCACGTGGGGTACCCGATCGCTCTCGAGGGCGCGCTCAAGCTCAAGGAGATCTCGTACATCCACGCCGAGGGCTTCGCCGCCGGCGAGCTGAAGCACGGACCGATCGCCCTGATCGAGCCCGGTCAGCCCGTGTTCGTGCTCGTGCCGTCGCCGCGTCATTCGGCGCTGGTGCACTCGAAGGTCGTCTCGAACATCCAGGAGATCCGCGCACGCGGGGCTCGCGTCATCGTCATCGCGGAGGAGGGTGACGCCGCCGTGCTGCCCTTTGCCGACGAGGTCATCCACATCCCGCTCGCCGGTGCCATGTTCGAGCCCGTGCTCGCCGTCGTGCCGCTGCAGATCTTCGCGATGGCGCTCGCCACCGCGAAGGGCCTCGACGTCGACCAGCCGCGCAACCTCGCGAAGTCCGTCACCGTCGAGTGAGCTGACCTCCAGCCCTCGCGTTTCAGGGGCCGGCACGCCGGATGTCAGACGGAATCACGCGCTCCGTCTGACATCCGGAGTGCCGGCCCCGTTTCACGTCCCGGCAGCGGATGGGTCCGGATGCCGCGGGCTAGGCTGAACGGGTGATCATCGGCACCGGCATCGACCTCGTCGACATCGCGCGGTTCGAGCGCTCGGTCGTGCGCACCCCGGGGCTGCTTCCGCGGCTGTTCACCGATGCCGAGCAGCAGCTCAAGCTGCGCTCGCTCGCCGCGCGGTATGCCGCGAAAGAGGCGCTGATCAAGGCCCTCGGCGGCAGCGACGGCGTGTACTGGACCGAGATCGAGATCGGCTCGGAGCCTTCGGGCAAACCCCACTTCGTGCTCAGCGGCTCGACGGCCGCGGTCGTCGCCGAGCGCGGCATCACGGCGCTGCATCTGAGCATGTCTCACGATGCGGGCCTGGCCATCGCGTACGTCGTGGCCGAGGGGACGGATGCCCGATGACCTCGGCCCTCTCTTCGCCCAGACCTGCACCTCTTGCCCATACCTGCCGTTGCTGCTGCAGGTCTCGCCGGCAGGCGCAGGTCTCGGCGATGGGGGAGAGGGCGACGACCACCGACTCGGGGGTCGGACAGACGGAGGAGAGAGGGACAGCATGAGCGTCGCGTTCCGTCAGGCGTCGATCGACCTCAGTGCCATCGCGCACAACGTGGCTCGCTTCCGCGCGCTCACCGGAGTGCAGGTGATCGGCGTCGTCAAGGCCAACGCGTACGGCCACGGCGCGCCCGAGGTGGCGACCGCCGCGCTCGCCGGAGGAGCCACCCGCCTCGGCACGGCAACGCTCGAGGAGTCGCTGGCGCTGCGCAAGGCGGGCATCACGGCTCCGCTGATGGCCTGGCTGCATGCGAACGACCGCCGCTTCGACGACGCCGTCGAGGCGCGCATCGAGATCGGCATCTCGTCTTACGAGCAGCTGCTCTCGGCATCCGCTGTCGCCCAGCCGCCGGCATCCGTGCACCTCAAGGTCGACACCGGTCTGTCGCGCAACGGCATCGCGACCGACGATCTCGACCGGGTCTTCGCCGAAGCCGCCCGCCTCGAGCGCATCGGCCGCATCCGCGTGCTCAGCATCTTCAGTCACCTGTCGGGCGCCAGCGGCGACGACGACCGCGCCCAGCTGGCCCGGTACCGGCAGATCGTCGCGCAGGCCGAGGCCCACGGCATCCACCCCGAGTTCCGCCATCTCGCGGCGACGGCCGGCGCGATCGACATCCCCGAAGCGCGACTCGACGCCGTGCGGGTCGGCATCGGGATGTACGGACTCTCTCCTTTCGCCGACCGCACGTCGGCCGAACTGGGCCTGCGTCCCGCCATGCGGCTGAGCGCCGCCATCGCCGCCGTGCGCCGCGTGCCGGCGGGCACCGGGGTCTCGTACGACTACGCCTACCGCTGCGAGAACGAGACGACGCTCGCGCTCGTGCCCCTCGGCTATGCAGACGGGGTTCCGCGCCAGGCATCCGACCGCGGCCCTGTCATGATCAACGGGCGCCGGTACACCGTCTCCGGTCGCATCGCCATGGATCAGTTCGTCGTCGACGTCGGCGACGACGAAGTGCACCCCGGTGACGAGGTCGTGCTGTTCGGCGACCCGGCGGATGCCCTTCCCAGCGCCACCGACTGGGCGGATGCCGCTGGCACGATCAACTACGAGATCGTCACCCGCATCGGTTCGCGCGTGCCCCGGAGGTCGCACTCGTGAGCATCGATCCCGCCTTCCTCGGACGGCTCGAGGTGCGCACCGCGGATGCCATGGAGAACCTCGGCCTGCGCATCGGCGAGCAGCTGCAGCCGGGCGACCTGCTGATCCTCACGGGCCCGCTCGGCGCCGGGAAGACGACCTTCACGCGCGGTCTCGCCGAGGGGCTCGGGGTGCGCGGTCCCGTGCAGAGCCCGACATTCGTGATCGCGCGCACGCACCCCTCGCTGGTCGGGGGAGCGCCCCTCGTGCACGTCGACGCGTATCGACTCGGCTCGGCGGCCGAGCTCGATGACCTCGACATCGACTTCGCACGCTCGGTGGTGGTGATCGAGTGGGGCCGGCCCATGGCATCCGCCGTGGCCGACGCCTGGTGGGACATCGAGTTCGAGCGCCCGGTCGGCGGCGATGACGACCTCGACGACGAGGATCTGGATGCCGATGCACCGCGCATCGTGACGATCGAGCGCGTAGAGGGGTGATCCGCCCGCCCACGCGCGGCGACGACGCGGCCTCAGGGATTCGCGTCGTGTCGGCGCGCGAGCGCGGCGACGATCGCGTCGGCTCCGGAGGCAGCGGCAGAGACGTTCTCGTCTTCGACGGCTCTGACGATCTCGGAGCGCTGGATGCGTGTCTCACGAGGCGCTTTGATGCCGACCCGGATGCTGTCGCCCTTGACGTCGAGCACAGTCACCTCGATCTCGTCGCCGATCAGCACGCTCTCGCCGATTCGCCTCGTCAACACCAGCATCAGATCAGCCTATCGGCGTCGGCGGCACGGCGCCGCTGACGGCAGGCTGCGCGGTGTCTCGCACCACACCGACCGTCTCGATCGTGAAGGAGCCCGACGCCTCGGTGTACGACAGCACCGGGAGGCCGTCGGTCTGCGCCGATACGAGGCGGCGCACGGCGCTCCGCAGCGTGGGGGCGCACACGAGCACGGGTTCGCCGCCTGCGCCGGCCGCGGCGGCGGTCGCTGCGTGACGAACGGACTCGATCACCGCCTCCATGCGCTGCGGATCGAAGACGATCTGGGGGCCGTCGTCTCCCATGCGCAGGCTCTCGAGCATCGCCTGCTCGAGAAGGGGATTGATCATGATCACGCGCAGCACGCCATCTTCGGCGAAGCGCGCGGCGATCGCGGGGCCGAGCGCGGCACGCGCGGCCTCGATCAGCCCCTCGGGCTCGGTCGACGTCCTCGCGCGCAGCGCCAGGGCCTCGTAGATGCGGCTGAGGTCGTTGATCGGCACGCGCTCGGCCAGCAGCCCCTGCAGCACTCGCTGCACCTCGGCGAGCGACAGCAGGGCTGGTGTCAGCTCTTCGACGGCCGCAGGCGACACCTGCTTGAGAGCGTCGGTCAGCTGCCGCACGTCCTCACGGCTGAGCAGCCTGGCAGCACCCGCATGGATCACGCTCGACAGGTGCGTGATGACCACGCTCGCCCGGTCGACCACGGTCGCCCCGGCGAACTCGGCGCTGTGCCGCATCTCGATCGGGATCCACTTGCCCTCGAGCCCGAAGACGGGGTCGTGCACGGCCGTTCCCGGCAGCGTGTCGAGCCCTGCCCCGAGGGCGAGCAGACGGCCGGGGGGCACGATCCCGCGCCCCGCCTCGACGCCCGCGATGCGGATCACATAGGTCGATGGGGCCAGCTCGATGCTGTCGCGCGTGCGCACCGGCGGCACGACGAGGCCCAGATCCAGGGCGATGCGTCGGCGCAGCGCCTTGACCCGCGCCAGCAGGTCGTCCGGCCCTCCGGTCACCAGGTCGACCACATCGGAGGCGAGCTGTATCTCGAGAGCGTGCACGCGCATCCGCTCCATCAGCTCCTCGGGGCTGTCGGATGACACGGCTTCCACCGCCGGCTCGTCGGCTGCGGCGGCATCCGCCTGCGTCGCCTTGACGCGCTGCGCAGCGAGGATCAGCAGGGCGCCGACGACGAGGAACGGCAGCACCGGCATGCCGGGGATGAAGGCCATCACGATGGCCGCGCATCCGGCGATGCTGAGCGCGTTCACCGACTGTCCCAGCTGTGCGAACGCCGCACTGCCCATCTCGGTCTCGGCGTTCGAGCGGGTCACGATCATGCCCGTCGAGACGGCCATCAGCAGTGCCGGGATCTGCGTGACCAGACCGTCGCCGATGGTCAGCAGGCTGTAGGTGCTGACCGCCTCGTCGATGGCCATGCCGTGCGAGACCATGCCGATCGCGATGCCGCCGACGATGTTGATGATGATGATCACGAGACCGGCGATCGCGTCGCCCTTGACGAACTTCGACGCGCCGTCCATCGCGCCGTAGAAGTCGGCCTCGGCAGCGACCTCGGCGCGGCGTTCGCGCGCCTGGGCATCGGTGATCAGGCCGGCGTTGAGGTCGGCGTCGATGGCCATCTGCTTGCCGGGCATCGCGTCGAGTGTGAACCGCGCACCCACCTCGGCGACGCGCTCCGCGCCCTTGGTGACCACGACGAACTGGATGACGACGAGGATGAGGAACACGACCGCGCCGATGATGAGCGAGCCGCCCACGGCGATCGCGCCGAAGGCCTCGATCACCTGTCCCGCATACGCCTCGCCGAGCACGAGACGGGTGGATGCGACGTTGAGTCCGAGGCGGAACAGCGTCGCCACGAGCAGCAGCGAGGGGAAGACGGAGAAGTCCAGCGGGCGCCGGATGAACATCGTCGTCAGCAGGATCACCAGCGCGAACAGGATGTTCAGGATGATCAGCAGGTCCAGCAGCAGCGGTGGCACTGGCACGACCAGCAGCATGATGATGCCCACCACGGCGATGGGCACCGCGATCCTGTTCACCGTTCCCCGCATGCGTCACTCCTTCTCGTCATCAGCCCACCCGCGTCATCACGCGGTCTTCACCGGCAGCGAGTGCACACCGCGCGCGGCGCCGCGTCTGCGCAGCATGTCCACGAACACCAGCACTCTCGCCACCGCGGTGTACAGCTCTTCGGGGATCTCCTGTCCCAGTTCGCAGGCCGCGTGGAGGGCGCGGGCAAGCGGCACGTCGCGCACCATCGGCACCCCGGTCTCGACCGCCCGCTCGCGGATGCGCTCCGCCACGACGCCCTTGCCCTTGGCGACCACCTTGGGCGCCGACCGCCCGGCCTCGTAGCGCAGTGCCACGGCCACATGCGTCGGGTTGACGAGCACCACGTCCGATCCGCCCACGGCGGCGATCATGCGGTTGCGGCTCATGGCGAGCTGGCGGGACCGGCGCTGGTGGCGGATCAGCGGGTCGCCCTCCGAGTTCTTGTGCTCATCGGTCACCTCGCGCTTCGTCATGCGGGTGTGCTTGCGGTTGCGTCGCATCACGACGAACACGTCGATCGCGGCGAGGGCGAGGCCCACAGCCACCGCGACCTGGAGCAGAG is a window of Microbacterium esteraromaticum DNA encoding:
- the alr gene encoding alanine racemase, producing the protein MSVAFRQASIDLSAIAHNVARFRALTGVQVIGVVKANAYGHGAPEVATAALAGGATRLGTATLEESLALRKAGITAPLMAWLHANDRRFDDAVEARIEIGISSYEQLLSASAVAQPPASVHLKVDTGLSRNGIATDDLDRVFAEAARLERIGRIRVLSIFSHLSGASGDDDRAQLARYRQIVAQAEAHGIHPEFRHLAATAGAIDIPEARLDAVRVGIGMYGLSPFADRTSAELGLRPAMRLSAAIAAVRRVPAGTGVSYDYAYRCENETTLALVPLGYADGVPRQASDRGPVMINGRRYTVSGRIAMDQFVVDVGDDEVHPGDEVVLFGDPADALPSATDWADAAGTINYEIVTRIGSRVPRRSHS
- the csrA gene encoding carbon storage regulator CsrA — protein: MLVLTRRIGESVLIGDEIEVTVLDVKGDSIRVGIKAPRETRIQRSEIVRAVEDENVSAAASGADAIVAALARRHDANP
- a CDS encoding flagellar biosynthesis protein FlhA — translated: MRGTVNRIAVPIAVVGIIMLLVVPVPPLLLDLLIILNILFALVILLTTMFIRRPLDFSVFPSLLLVATLFRLGLNVASTRLVLGEAYAGQVIEAFGAIAVGGSLIIGAVVFLILVVIQFVVVTKGAERVAEVGARFTLDAMPGKQMAIDADLNAGLITDAQARERRAEVAAEADFYGAMDGASKFVKGDAIAGLVIIIINIVGGIAIGMVSHGMAIDEAVSTYSLLTIGDGLVTQIPALLMAVSTGMIVTRSNAETEMGSAAFAQLGQSVNALSIAGCAAIVMAFIPGMPVLPFLVVGALLILAAQRVKATQADAAAADEPAVEAVSSDSPEELMERMRVHALEIQLASDVVDLVTGGPDDLLARVKALRRRIALDLGLVVPPVRTRDSIELAPSTYVIRIAGVEAGRGIVPPGRLLALGAGLDTLPGTAVHDPVFGLEGKWIPIEMRHSAEFAGATVVDRASVVITHLSSVIHAGAARLLSREDVRQLTDALKQVSPAAVEELTPALLSLAEVQRVLQGLLAERVPINDLSRIYEALALRARTSTEPEGLIEAARAALGPAIAARFAEDGVLRVIMINPLLEQAMLESLRMGDDGPQIVFDPQRMEAVIESVRHAATAAAAGAGGEPVLVCAPTLRSAVRRLVSAQTDGLPVLSYTEASGSFTIETVGVVRDTAQPAVSGAVPPTPIG
- the tsaE gene encoding tRNA (adenosine(37)-N6)-threonylcarbamoyltransferase complex ATPase subunit type 1 TsaE; its protein translation is MSIDPAFLGRLEVRTADAMENLGLRIGEQLQPGDLLILTGPLGAGKTTFTRGLAEGLGVRGPVQSPTFVIARTHPSLVGGAPLVHVDAYRLGSAAELDDLDIDFARSVVVIEWGRPMASAVADAWWDIEFERPVGGDDDLDDEDLDADAPRIVTIERVEG
- a CDS encoding holo-ACP synthase; translated protein: MIIGTGIDLVDIARFERSVVRTPGLLPRLFTDAEQQLKLRSLAARYAAKEALIKALGGSDGVYWTEIEIGSEPSGKPHFVLSGSTAAVVAERGITALHLSMSHDAGLAIAYVVAEGTDAR